TCCTCAAAGTCCAGCGTTTTACCGGATGAAAGCTTCTCGCGCTTATCCCCGGCGTTGAAGAGCACCATGTCACTCACCTGCTCGCCCTGCGGGTCAATCACTTTAAGTCTGTCTCCTTTTTTCAGTTCAAACGCGGCGCCGGTTTGCTTGGCTATCGTTTCTATCATATTTATACTTGCGTAGCTTCTTAATGTGATTTGAGGTTGCCTGCCAGGAAAGGGCATTTCCAGCTTTCGTCTACCTTGCGGCCACTGTACTGCGGCGCTTCCAGCCCCTCGTCAAAATCCTGCAGCATCGGGTTTATACTTCCATCATAGGCCTCATCCCGCTCGCGGATAACCTTCTTCATGTTTTCATAAACCCCTTTCTCACGCAACTGCTCAAATTGCCGGTGCAGGTTAAAGGCCATGGCAGTATAACCCGTTTGCCTGGCTTTTCTGCTGGCGTTAGGGTGCAGGCCCACTACAAAAAAGGCCGTGCCGTTGTAACTGAAGCTGAAGTTGGTGTCTTCCGGGTTGCTGCTCACTTCAGGGTCCCAGGGGTTGGCACTGCTATCACTGTCGTGGAGCCGCTGTAGCTGTGCCCACAGTTTCTTCTCAAAGTCGTCTTCTGATGTTGGCGCCTCCTCCGTGAAGCAGGCAACCATTGTCATGTACTCACTGTCGGCTGCCAGCGTTTCGGCAATGTATTGCTTCAGGTCATAGCCCAGTTTACTTGTCGTTTCGTCTGTTGCCATGCCCTTGTACACGCCTATGCGAATTTGCTTTGAGTTAAGAGCAGCTTTGGCTCCTACACAGGGATACTCGGTATCGCTTATTTTTTCGGAAATACTGTTGAAGAGGTCTTGTAATCGTTCGTCGTCAATCGTCTCCAACTCTTCAGTGGTGAAGTATGTTTTTTGTTTTTGGGTGCTCATAATGCGTTAAAAGTAAATCCGGATGGACCGCTGAATTACCAGAGATGGTACCATTTAGCAAGCCAGTAGTAGCGGCGAAAAGGGCAGGGGCAGGCAAAAAGTAGCTAAAGAAAAAGCTTTTCTCTATTGAGCATAGCCTATCTCGCTGATTTCTGGTGTTGCCTTTTCGGTCAGCTTCTTCTTCCAGTTGTGATTGATTATACTCTAATCAACCTGAAAGGGTGCAATCTTGTTTATAACTGAAGTGAGCTATTCGTATACTGATGGTGCTCCCAACCAGCGCCAAGCTTTTTACCCTACTTCCTACTGCTGCTTTTAAAACAATAGAGCAGGTAACGCCAATGGCAAACTGATTGGGCGTATACTATTTGACTTACTTCTTTCTGCTTTGCAGCGCAACAGGCATTGTTTGGGATGCTGCCCTTTATGATGCCGCAGGGCTGCTGGCGCGGGTGTTTTGCCAGCTGACCCTATGAGCGCTACGCATGTAGTAATTGCCCGTTTTATGACATTAACAGGAGGGGAACAGCGGGAGAAAGAGCAGGAGAGCAAAATGCGAGGAGAGGACAAATATAGCTGAAACAGTGGATAAGATAAGCAAGACTGAAAAGTGGGCGGAGAAGGCTGAAGCTATACTTCTACTAATCTATACATGTGTAAGTATAAACAAGGGAGTAGCCTGCTATGGTTTTTGAGCAATTTGCTTTAGGATTAGGCTTTAGC
Above is a window of Pontibacter akesuensis DNA encoding:
- the gntA gene encoding guanitoxin biosynthesis heme-dependent pre-guanitoxin N-hydroxylase GntA, whose translation is MSTQKQKTYFTTEELETIDDERLQDLFNSISEKISDTEYPCVGAKAALNSKQIRIGVYKGMATDETTSKLGYDLKQYIAETLAADSEYMTMVACFTEEAPTSEDDFEKKLWAQLQRLHDSDSSANPWDPEVSSNPEDTNFSFSYNGTAFFVVGLHPNASRKARQTGYTAMAFNLHRQFEQLREKGVYENMKKVIRERDEAYDGSINPMLQDFDEGLEAPQYSGRKVDESWKCPFLAGNLKSH